The nucleotide window CCCAAGGTGAGATCGTAGGATTGCTCGGACCCAATGGAGCGGGAAAGACGACCTCCTTCTATATGATCGTAGGGTTGGTAACGCCACTGAATGGACGTATCTTCTTGGACGACAGGGACATCACCGAAGAGCCCATGTACCGTAGAGCGCAATTAGGGGTGGGTTATCTACCGCAAGAGGCCTCTGTATTCAGAAAGCTAACTGTGGAGGATAATCTGAAGGCCATCTTGGAAATGACCAAGCTGAGTAAGAAGGAGCAGGAGCTCAAAGTGGAATCCTTGATCGATGAATTCGGCCTAGGACATGTCAGAAAGAACAGGGGCGATTTCTTAAGTGGAGGAGAACGGAGAAGGACCGAGATAGCACGCGCCTTGGCCACCGATCCGAAATTCATTCTCCTCGATGAACCTTTTGCCGGGGTCGACCCCATTGCTGTGGAGGATATACAGAGCATTGTAGCCCGACTCAAAGAGAAGAACATCGGCATATTGATCACTGATCACAATGTGAATGAGACGCTGAGTATCACTGACCGGGCCTATCTGCTTTTTGAAGGAAGTATCCTTAAACAAGGCACGGCCGAAGAGCTAGCTGAAGATGAGCAGGTACGTAAGCTCTACCTCGGTAAGCATTTCGAGCTGAAGCGAAAGACTTTTTGAACAGGATCAGATGATCATTCCCGCCCCAACTGTGCTGTTGGTGGCCTCATCGATCAGGATCACGCTTCCCGTGATGCGATTTCGGGTGTACTTATCATGGAACAAAGGATCGGTGGTCCTCACCTTGATGCGGCCGATATCATTCATCCCGATGGACTTATCGTCCTCCATGCGGTGAAGGGTATTGATATCTACTTTGTAGTACACTTCCTTGACGATGCAACGTGCATCTTTCGAGGTATGCTTGATGCTGTACTTCCCATTGGGTTGCAAAGGAGTCTCGCCCATCCAACAGACCATCATCTCGATATCCTGTTCTACCTCGGGTTGATTGTTGGTCCGTACGATCATTCCCCCTCTGCTCAAGTCCAATTCGTCTT belongs to Flavobacteriales bacterium and includes:
- the lptB gene encoding LPS export ABC transporter ATP-binding protein encodes the protein QGEIVGLLGPNGAGKTTSFYMIVGLVTPLNGRIFLDDRDITEEPMYRRAQLGVGYLPQEASVFRKLTVEDNLKAILEMTKLSKKEQELKVESLIDEFGLGHVRKNRGDFLSGGERRRTEIARALATDPKFILLDEPFAGVDPIAVEDIQSIVARLKEKNIGILITDHNVNETLSITDRAYLLFEGSILKQGTAEELAEDEQVRKLYLGKHFELKRKTF